One genomic segment of Desmodus rotundus isolate HL8 chromosome 5, HLdesRot8A.1, whole genome shotgun sequence includes these proteins:
- the GKN1 gene encoding gastrokine-1 — MRFTIVFTGLLGVLLDPAFAGYNINIGNNGGGSGQQSVSVNMEHNLANVDNNNGWDSWHMLWDYQTGFAATRVFHKKACIVHRMNKDALPSLPALDVMVKEKKLQGEGPRGPSPKDLMYSINPNKLNNLEQFGKSIVGMCKGIPTYMAEEIQEASLFFYSGNCFSVNVLWIVNISLCGSTEEN; from the exons ATGAGGTTCACA ATTGTCTTTACTGGACTTCTTGGTGTCCTCCTGGATCCTGCCTTTGCTGGCTAT AATATCAACATCGGCAATAACGGTGGTGGAAGTGGGCAGCAGTCAGTGAGCGTCAACATGGAGCATAACTTGGCCAATGTGGACAACAATAATGGATGGGACTCATGGCACATGCTCTGGGATTACCAAACT GGTTTTGCTGCAACCAGAGTCTTTCACAAGAAGGCGTGCATTGTGCACAGAATGAACAAGGATGCCTTGCCCTCTCTTCCAGCCCTTGATGTCATGGTCaaggaaaagaag CTTCAGGGTGAAGGACCAAGGGGACCATCTCCCAAAGACCTGATGTACTCCATCAACCCAAACAAACTCAACAACCTGGAACAGTTTGGAAAATCCATTGTTGGCATGTGCAAAGGGATTCCAACATACATGGCAGAAGAAATTCAAG aGGCAAGCCTATTTTTTTACTCAGGAAACTGCTTCAGTGTTAATGTACTCTGGATTGTGAACATTTCCTTATGTGGAAGTACagaggaaaactga